In a single window of the Bacillus clarus genome:
- the mmgD gene encoding citrate synthase, whose amino-acid sequence MKAEEKFSPGLDGVVAAETKISFLDTVKGEIVIQGYDLIELSKTKEYLDIVHLLLEEHLPNEDEKANLEKKLKEEYAVPEGVFNVLKALPKETHPMDGLRTGVSALAGYDNDIENRSLEVNKSRGYKLLSKVPNIVANSYHILNNEEPIEPLQELSYSANFFYMLTGKKPTELEEKIFDRSLVLYSEHEMPNSTFTARVIASTQSDLYGALTGAVASLKGSLHGGANEAVMYMLLEAGNVEKFEELLQKKLYNKEKIMGFGHRVYMKKIDPRALMMKEALKQLCDVKGDYTLYEMCEAGEKIMEKEKGIYPNLDYYAAPVYWMLGIPIQLYTPIFFSSRTVGLCAHVIEQHANNRLFRPRVNYIGERHVLSK is encoded by the coding sequence ATGAAAGCTGAAGAGAAATTTTCCCCGGGATTAGATGGTGTAGTGGCAGCGGAGACGAAGATTTCGTTTCTTGACACAGTAAAAGGTGAAATTGTGATTCAAGGTTACGACTTAATTGAACTCTCAAAAACAAAAGAGTATTTAGACATTGTGCACCTTTTATTAGAAGAACATCTACCGAATGAAGACGAGAAAGCAAATCTAGAAAAGAAATTGAAAGAAGAATATGCAGTGCCAGAAGGTGTGTTCAATGTTTTAAAAGCATTGCCGAAAGAAACACATCCTATGGATGGATTGCGTACAGGTGTATCTGCACTGGCAGGTTATGACAACGATATTGAAAATCGTTCATTAGAAGTGAACAAAAGTCGTGGTTATAAACTGTTAAGTAAAGTGCCAAATATCGTAGCGAATAGCTACCACATTTTAAATAACGAGGAGCCGATTGAGCCGCTTCAGGAACTATCATATAGTGCGAATTTCTTCTATATGCTAACTGGTAAAAAACCAACTGAACTTGAAGAGAAAATCTTTGATCGCTCTCTTGTTTTATATAGTGAACATGAAATGCCGAATTCTACATTTACAGCTCGCGTTATTGCATCAACACAATCAGATTTATACGGTGCGTTAACAGGGGCAGTTGCGTCTTTAAAAGGTAGCTTACACGGTGGTGCAAACGAAGCGGTAATGTACATGCTTTTAGAAGCTGGTAACGTTGAGAAATTTGAAGAGTTACTACAGAAGAAACTATATAACAAAGAAAAAATTATGGGCTTTGGTCATCGTGTTTATATGAAGAAGATAGATCCAAGAGCGCTTATGATGAAGGAAGCTTTAAAGCAGTTATGTGATGTAAAAGGTGATTACACATTATATGAAATGTGTGAAGCTGGAGAGAAGATTATGGAGAAGGAAAAAGGAATTTATCCGAACCTAGATTACTATGCGGCTCCAGTATATTGGATGCTAGGTATTCCGATTCAACTGTACACACCAATCTTCTTTAGTTCGAGAACAGTAGGATTGTGTGCACACGTTATTGAGCAGCACGCAAATAACCGTTTGTTCCGTCCACGTGTCAATTATATCGGCGAGCGACATGTGCTTAGTAAATAA
- a CDS encoding transglycosylase domain-containing protein has product MSEKYRSREERRQIQKKQQPASEKQKTKGKTSFFRKFLIGCLILGIVGLIGGVATFFVMIKDAPKLEKAKLVNPLSSKIYDKDKNLIYEYGKEKRTNITYDEIPKLVENAFLATEDARFYEHSGVDFKGTARAVLVSLKGDYGSQGGSTITQQVIKNYFLSMDKTPKRKVQEVYLAYKLEQQYSKHEILEMYLNKINLGNRSYGIATAAKNYYNKELKDLTLPEVAMLAGLPKAPNNYDPTKPQNVERATERRNVVLHLMNRHGYISKAQMEEASKVPVTEGLQEPAEIKEMPYPVFMDAVVKEVEKELPDANIGSDGLSIYTTLDPEAQKLADNLLNTNIIDYPNEKFQGAFTFMDTKTGEVRAIGSGRGENKAVFKGHNMAIELDRAAGSTMKPIFDYAPAIEYLKWATYHQLDDSPYKYSAGQEVRNADRNYVGAITMRDALKMSRNIPAIKTANEVGLSKAKGFAEGLGITFGKEVPESTAIGTNEVSPTEIAGAYAAFGNDGKYTKPHFVKKVVYPDGKSKSFEAKSKRVMEDSTAYMITDMLRSVVNSGTGTAANVSSLDVAGKTGTTNYSSEQLAKYKIPESATRDSWFAGYTPQYTMAVWTGYMKDGKDDYISGKNTKIAQQIFKEMMSQFGTDKSRFKMPSSVVQEGSELRIKGEKRDSSPNASTSNSNEKPKNNNQNNQNKQQEQQKTEEEKKQQEQQQQEQKQNEENKKNEQNQDNATNNGNGQGNTTSPGNGNGQGNSTPPSSGGGNENPTPPSTGGGQPTPPSNGAGNGNPTPPSTGGGQPTSPPTTGGGTVEAPANQNGGQ; this is encoded by the coding sequence ATGTCAGAAAAATATCGTTCTCGAGAGGAACGACGACAAATTCAAAAGAAACAACAACCAGCTTCTGAAAAACAAAAAACAAAAGGTAAAACATCGTTTTTTCGTAAATTTCTAATTGGTTGTTTAATACTTGGAATCGTAGGGTTAATAGGAGGGGTAGCTACTTTTTTTGTGATGATTAAAGATGCACCTAAACTTGAGAAAGCAAAGCTTGTTAATCCATTATCATCAAAAATCTATGATAAAGATAAGAACCTGATATATGAATATGGAAAAGAAAAGCGAACCAATATTACGTATGATGAAATTCCAAAATTAGTAGAAAATGCATTTTTAGCTACAGAAGATGCACGTTTTTATGAACATAGCGGTGTAGACTTTAAAGGTACTGCACGTGCCGTTTTAGTTAGCCTTAAAGGGGATTACGGTTCTCAAGGTGGAAGTACAATCACACAACAAGTTATAAAAAACTATTTCTTATCTATGGATAAAACACCTAAGCGTAAAGTGCAAGAAGTGTATTTAGCTTATAAATTAGAACAACAATATTCAAAACATGAGATATTAGAGATGTATTTAAATAAGATTAACTTAGGTAACCGTTCATATGGTATTGCAACAGCAGCAAAAAACTATTACAACAAAGAATTAAAAGATTTAACTTTACCGGAAGTTGCGATGCTAGCTGGTTTACCAAAAGCACCTAACAATTATGATCCAACGAAACCGCAAAATGTTGAGAGGGCGACAGAAAGAAGAAATGTTGTACTTCACTTAATGAATCGACATGGTTATATCTCTAAGGCGCAAATGGAAGAAGCATCAAAAGTTCCTGTTACAGAGGGACTACAAGAGCCAGCAGAAATAAAAGAAATGCCATATCCTGTATTTATGGATGCTGTTGTGAAAGAGGTAGAGAAAGAGTTGCCAGATGCAAATATTGGCTCTGATGGTTTATCTATCTATACAACATTAGATCCGGAGGCACAGAAACTCGCTGATAATCTTTTGAATACAAATATTATTGATTATCCAAATGAGAAATTCCAAGGTGCTTTCACATTTATGGATACGAAAACAGGAGAAGTTCGAGCAATAGGTAGTGGGCGTGGTGAAAATAAAGCTGTGTTTAAAGGACATAATATGGCAATTGAATTGGATCGTGCGGCAGGTTCAACGATGAAGCCAATCTTTGATTATGCGCCAGCTATTGAATATTTAAAATGGGCTACTTACCATCAACTTGATGATTCACCATATAAATATTCGGCAGGACAAGAAGTCAGAAATGCAGATAGAAATTATGTAGGTGCGATAACAATGCGTGATGCACTGAAAATGTCACGTAATATTCCAGCAATTAAAACAGCAAATGAAGTAGGGTTGAGCAAAGCAAAAGGTTTCGCAGAAGGTTTAGGTATTACATTTGGTAAAGAGGTACCGGAGTCAACAGCAATTGGTACAAATGAAGTATCACCAACTGAAATCGCAGGGGCTTATGCAGCATTTGGTAATGACGGTAAGTATACGAAGCCACATTTCGTTAAGAAAGTCGTTTATCCAGATGGGAAATCTAAAAGTTTTGAAGCGAAGTCAAAACGTGTTATGGAAGATTCAACAGCTTATATGATTACTGATATGCTACGCTCTGTTGTTAATTCTGGTACAGGTACAGCTGCAAATGTAAGTTCTTTAGATGTGGCAGGTAAAACAGGAACGACAAATTATTCTTCGGAACAATTAGCGAAATATAAAATACCAGAAAGTGCTACTCGTGATAGTTGGTTTGCAGGCTATACACCGCAATATACAATGGCGGTGTGGACCGGGTATATGAAAGATGGTAAAGATGATTATATAAGTGGTAAGAATACGAAAATTGCACAGCAAATTTTTAAAGAAATGATGAGCCAATTTGGTACAGATAAATCACGCTTTAAAATGCCAAGTAGTGTTGTTCAAGAAGGAAGCGAATTACGTATAAAAGGTGAAAAGCGAGACTCTTCTCCAAATGCAAGTACGTCTAATTCAAATGAAAAACCAAAAAATAATAATCAAAACAATCAAAATAAACAACAAGAACAACAAAAAACAGAAGAAGAGAAAAAACAGCAAGAGCAACAGCAGCAAGAACAAAAACAAAATGAAGAAAATAAGAAAAATGAACAAAATCAAGATAACGCAACTAATAACGGAAATGGCCAAGGGAACACAACGTCTCCAGGTAATGGAAATGGTCAAGGAAACTCAACACCGCCAAGTAGTGGAGGTGGAAATGAGAATCCGACACCGCCAAGTACAGGAGGTGGTCAGCCTACACCACCAAGTAATGGAGCTGGAAATGGGAATCCAACACCGCCAAGTACAGGAGGTGGTCAGCCTACATCACCACCAACCACTGGAGGGGGTACTGTAGAGGCGCCTGCTAATCAAAATGGTGGACAATAA
- a CDS encoding YqaE/Pmp3 family membrane protein gives MMYLLAILLPPVAVLFCGRPFQAIINLILTLIFWVPGAIHAILVVHDKKADRRLEKQIKAYDEINKRNRN, from the coding sequence ATGATGTATTTGTTAGCAATTCTTCTTCCGCCAGTGGCTGTTTTATTTTGTGGGAGACCATTTCAAGCGATAATAAATCTTATTTTAACATTAATTTTTTGGGTTCCAGGGGCTATACATGCAATTCTTGTCGTACATGATAAAAAGGCAGATCGGCGCCTTGAAAAACAAATTAAAGCATATGATGAAATAAATAAGCGAAATCGAAATTGA
- a CDS encoding DUF6944 family repetitive protein: MNPRGLKVTGAWFQVGGNLIAAIGTTRGFMEEEKIESDLVIVGSSLQALGYILQLVKIEKIVDIQNIKEKEEIDSREEQVEKRSESLERTGIELLALGNISNVIGTYFNVNKQKKENDYLIITGNTLQSIGAFFGVEAALNEINNIPWVIVFGNSMQSLGAGMQAYQGIHNISKEEKINKKRSTDTDKEDQRLVGLIGIWIQAIGTFISAIGLTEIVEKERKTIDMPKKVEMIGR, encoded by the coding sequence ATGAACCCACGTGGTTTAAAAGTTACAGGAGCATGGTTTCAAGTAGGTGGTAACCTTATAGCGGCTATTGGGACAACAAGAGGGTTTATGGAAGAAGAAAAGATTGAATCAGATCTTGTTATTGTAGGTAGTTCACTACAGGCTCTAGGATATATATTACAACTTGTGAAAATAGAGAAAATAGTAGATATACAAAACATAAAAGAGAAAGAGGAGATAGATAGCCGAGAAGAGCAGGTGGAAAAGAGAAGTGAATCTTTGGAGAGAACAGGGATTGAACTATTAGCTTTAGGTAACATTTCAAATGTAATTGGAACGTATTTTAATGTGAATAAGCAAAAGAAAGAGAACGATTATCTTATTATTACAGGAAATACTTTGCAGTCTATTGGTGCGTTCTTTGGAGTAGAAGCAGCATTGAATGAGATAAATAATATTCCATGGGTAATTGTATTCGGGAATTCTATGCAAAGTTTAGGAGCTGGGATGCAAGCATATCAAGGTATTCACAATATATCAAAAGAGGAAAAAATAAATAAAAAAAGGTCTACAGATACAGATAAAGAAGACCAAAGATTAGTTGGACTTATCGGTATTTGGATACAGGCAATCGGAACGTTCATTTCAGCGATTGGATTAACTGAAATAGTAGAAAAAGAAAGAAAAACAATAGATATGCCAAAAAAAGTTGAGATGATCGGTAGATGA
- a CDS encoding KTSC domain-containing protein — MNLYPITSKNLVAVGYNPFSMVLRIKLKNATYDFFDVPESIYNGLLNAQSKSYYHDTYIKNSYRRTKI; from the coding sequence GTGAATCTATATCCAATTACATCAAAAAATTTAGTCGCTGTTGGTTATAACCCTTTCTCTATGGTTTTACGAATCAAACTAAAAAATGCTACATATGATTTCTTCGATGTACCAGAAAGTATTTACAACGGCTTACTGAATGCTCAATCCAAAAGCTATTATCATGATACTTATATTAAAAATTCTTACCGCCGTACTAAAATTTAA
- a CDS encoding spore germination protein, producing the protein MPSVVANLVVQNSNGSFNLGDFYNVSPKENTKAYNGSGASNVGFIVNTFNGVSATNTFDSDLADQNQVGTA; encoded by the coding sequence ATGCCTTCAGTTGTAGCGAATCTAGTTGTACAAAATAGTAACGGTTCTTTCAACTTAGGTGACTTTTACAACGTTTCTCCTAAAGAAAACACAAAAGCTTATAATGGTTCTGGTGCTTCCAACGTTGGTTTTATTGTAAATACTTTTAATGGTGTAAGTGCTACAAACACATTTGATTCGGATCTTGCAGATCAAAACCAAGTTGGCACTGCTTAA